The Candidatus Eisenbacteria bacterium genomic interval AGCGAAAGCGTCGAGATGCCCGAAGACGAGTATGCGGTCGTCGGGGGTGCGCAAATATAGGGCTCGGCCGTAGCCGACGCCGGAAGCTCGCACGCGCTCGATCCAGCCGCTTTCCGGGGCGAGGACCGGACGGCCCACGCGGCGCGCGGTGCCAAGGTCGATCCCCGCGTGGAAATGGCCGCCACGATAATCGCCGAACCCCGCCTTGAAGATGAGCGGCCCGCGGAGCGGGGTCTTCTGAAACTGCGCGGCGAAGGGGGGCGGCTTGGTCGCGGACCTGCCGGAGGGTGCGGCGGCTCCGTGCGCCGGTGGGAAGAAGGCAACACCGAGCACCGCCGCCAGGAGCATGATGAGCGGTTGCGTCGTCATCGGGGTGATAGTATTTCTCTTACCCTAGGACGATCGAATACGCAACCAAGGAGAGCCCCATGCGATACGTCGATGGCTATGTATTGCCCGTACCCAAGAAGAAGATGGATGTCTACCGCCGCATGGCGCAGAAGGCAGCCAGGGTCTGGCGGGATCACGGCGCCCTGGAGTATCGGGAGTGCGTCGGCGACGACCTCAGGGTGAAATGGGGGGTTCCGTTCCCGCGCGCGGTCAAGCACAAGCCAGGCGAGACGGTGGTCTTCGCGTGGATCGTGTTCAAGTCCCGCGCGCATCGCGATCGCGTCAACGCCAAGGTCATGAAGGACCCGCGGCTCGCGAAGATGATGAAGCTGGACCCGATGCCCTTCGACAGCAAGCGCATGGTCTACGGCGGGTTCAAGATTCTGGTCGACGCGTAGCTAACCGTTGATGGTCAGCATCCCTGCCTGGGGATAACGGTCCCCGGCGGTGACGCCTCTGGGCGCGACCTCGGCAATCCGCTCCAGGTCGGCGGGGGTCAGCGTGATTTCCGGCGCGCGCACGTTCTCCTCCAGGAAGGAGCGGTGCTTGGTGCCGGGAATCGGCACGATGTCCTGCCCCTGGGAGAGGAGCCACGCGAGCGCGAGCTGGGTCGGCGTGCAGCCTTTCTCCCGGGCGATCTGCTCCACCCTCGAGACCAGCTCGAGGTTCTTCTGGAAGTTCGCACCCTGGAACCGCGGGTGGTTGCGGCGGAAGTCATCGGCAGGCAAATCCTCGAATTTCTTGAATCGCCCCGAAAGGAAACCGCGGC includes:
- a CDS encoding DUF1428 domain-containing protein; this encodes MRYVDGYVLPVPKKKMDVYRRMAQKAARVWRDHGALEYRECVGDDLRVKWGVPFPRAVKHKPGETVVFAWIVFKSRAHRDRVNAKVMKDPRLAKMMKLDPMPFDSKRMVYGGFKILVDA